The sequence GAACTTCGAGTTCCAAGGCCCCGCTGGGAAGATCACCTACGTGCGGGACTCGTTCCGCCTGCCAGATGAGGCCTGGCTGGGGGGACGCACGACGCTCAGCTACAACTACTCCAACGAGCCCGTGCACCAGTTCAAGCAGATGTCGACGAACCTGGCGCCCATGAACGCGCAACCCTTCGTCGAAGGCCGGAGACTGCACCATACCGATTTTGGAGATGGGACCCACTCGGAGCCGGGCAATCCGGTGTTCACGCAACACCAGAACCAGCTCGGGCCTCGCTTCGTGGCGCGCTCGTGCGTGGGCTGCCACATCAACAACGGCCGCGCGCTGCCTCCGGGCGAGAGCGCCTCCAAGCTCAATGTGCGGTTCTTCGTCAACAACGCCGCCTGGGCCGATCTCCATTACAGCATCAACGGCGGTGGGCAGCAGAGCTTCCGGATGGCACATGACAGCGCCAACAACAACAGCCATGTCGTGAAGGACATTCCGGGAGGGGCGATCGTGAAGTACCACTTCACGATCGCCGAGGGCACGGGCTTGAAGGTCACGCCCGAGGAGCAGTTCATCGCGGGGGGCGGTGGGACGGGAGGCCCCGGGGGCTATGGCTATTCCGTTCTCGCGCCGCCCCTGAGCTACACGCTCAAGGTGGGTCAGGTGAACGGCACCACCGTCAGCCCTCATCCCCAGCTCGGACATGCATTGCAATCCCAGAGCATCAGCGGCGACAGCCCCGAGGGGACGGTGCGCATCTCGAGCTGGACGACGACGGGCGGCACGTTCTCGGATGGGACGGCGTACCAGTTGCGGCGGCCGAACTACGCCTTCTCGGGGCCCGTGCCCACGAACTACTCGGCCCGCATCGCGCCTCCCCTGGTCGGCATGGGCCTGCTCGAGGCGATCGCCGAGAGCACCATCGCGGGGATGGAAGATCCCAACGACATCCACAGCGGCGATGGAATCACCGGACGCATGCAGGTGGTGACGGATGCCCAGACAGGCCAGCCGCGCATGGGCCGTTTCGGGTGGAAGGCGGGCCAGGCGAGCGTCAGTCAGCAGGTCGCGAACGCGCTCAACCTGGACATGGGCGTCCTGACGACGATCTACCGCGCCCCGGATTGCGGCGGAGCCGGCTGTCCCTCGGCGGGTATCGAACTCACCGATGGGGAGCTGGACAAGCTGGTGCGCTATGTCTCGCTGCTCGGGGTTCCGGCGCGGCGAAACCTCGACGATGCCCAGGCGAAGCAGGGAGAGGGCCTGTTCACCAGCATGGGGTGTTCCAAGTGCCACGTGCCCACGCTGACTACCAGTCCCCATCACCCCAAGGCCGAGCTGCGCGGCCAGACGATCCGCCCCTACACGGATCTGCTGCTCCACGACATGGGCGAGGGGTTGGCGGACAACCTCCCGGAGGCCGGAGCCTCGGGCGCGGAATGGCGCACCCCACCGCTGTGGGGGATTGGCCTGACGGCCAGTGTCAGCGGCGGCGAGGCCTACCTGCATGACGGCCGCGCGCGCAGCCTGTCCGAGGCCATCTTGTGGCACGGCGGCGAGGCCAACACCGCGAAGGAGAAGTTCCGCACGGCGACCAGCGCCGAGCGGAACGCGCTCATCGCGTTCCTGCGGTCACTCTGAGCCCCCGGACCCAGGTGTTGCCGACGGGCGAGGTGATGACCGGCGTCAGACTTCGCCCGCCGCGACCGCGGCCTTCACATTCTGGAAGAAGAGCTCGAAACTCCTCTTCGGAGATCTTCTTCGCGTCCGCTTCGGGCATGTCCACGGGGATGAAGGTCGAGCGCAGCATCAGGATGCAGGCCTCGGGTCCGGCACGAATCACCTTCTGCAAATGCTCAACCGCCCCGGGCCGCTGGGCGCTTCGTCGCCGCCGGAGGCCCTTCGCGGACCTCCGGCGGCGAGGTGTTCGGCTGCCGGAACGGTGGCTAGTAGGACGACTTCGACACCATGTTCTGGTTGGTGACGGCGGCGCCCGTGCCGTTGATGATGTGGTTGATCGCGGCGCCCGGGGTGCTGCCGAGGAACACCGTGATCATGTGCTGGAACTTCACCCCGGGGGTGGTGGGCGTCTCGATGGCGTTCTCCAGGATGACGGGGTTGTAGAACACGGAGTAGATGCCCAGGCCCCGGGCGTCATGGTTCGTCACCGAGTTGGCGACCTTGTACGACGCGTAGCCGTTCACCCCGTCGTGCGTCCACCGGCTCTGGTTGGGCACGTCGTAGGGAATCTCGGACTGGTAGAAGTAGACGCGGCCGTTGTTGCCGTTCCACAGCGTCTGGTAGCCCTCGAAGTGCTCGCAGAACAGGCCGTAGGCCGACACGTTGTTGCCGTTGACGATGATGCCGTTGATGCCCTTGTTGGTGTCCCAGCCCACGCCATTGCCGTGGTCGGCGCGCCACAGCCAGATGTTGTCGATGAGCACGTCGTTGCTGTTGATGGTGACGCACACCGTGGCGTTACCGGCCTGCGCTCCGCCCACGCGGCAGGACACGTCGAAGAGCGCCGTGGGGTTGGCCGCGTGGCTCACGGTGTTCGCCGCGCTGCCCACCGAGAGCAGCACGGCGGAGTTGTTGACGCCCGCGTCGAAGAGCACGCCGGCCACCGTCACGCCGTCCACGTCCGCGACGTTCATCGCGGCGGTGCCCTGGTCCGGAATGAGCGTGGCGAGCCCCAGGCCGAGGATGATGGTGTTGGGGTTGGACACCTGCAGGGCACGGCTCAGGTGGTAGATGCCCGGGGTGAGCAGCAGGTGCTTGCCCGCGCCGAGGGCGGCGTTGAGCGTGTCGGCCGTGTCCCGGTCCGAGCGGGCGACGTGGAACTTGTCGAGGGAGAGCGTGGTGCCCGCGGTCGTCCCGGCGCTCCACGTGGTGCCCTTGCTGTTGGTGCGCAGCGAGGGGACGCGCACGGCGTAGGCGCCGTTGGTGTCGATGAAGAGGTAGGGCTTCTCGCGGATGACGGGCGTCGTGTCGACGACGGTGTACACCTGGTTGGGCCAGGTGCCCGACGGCGCCTGCTCATCGCCCACGAAGACCATGTTCCAGTTCTGGCCCTGCCAGTTGTTCAGGCTCGTGTTGCGCGTGAGGAACTGCTGCTGGGTGCCGGAGTTGATGACGTTGTCGATCTTCGAGTCCGCGATGAACCCGCCGCTCGACCAGGCGTTCTGGTAGGCGTTGTCCCAGAGGTTGATGGAGCCCTTCACGTGGATGCGGCGCATGGTGGTCGCCTGCGACACCGCCCAGATGTTCGTGTTGGAGTCCTTGGTGGGCACGATGGAGAGGTTCTCGGCGCCGCGCCAGAAGTTCTGGGTGGCGTTGCCGTTGAACCAGTCCGCCTTGGCCCGCACCGCGCCGTTGATGGTGACGTTGTCGGGCGACTGACCGAGCCCGAAGACGCTCATGTAGAAGCCCACGCGCACGTCGACGTTGTAGGTGCCCGGCTTGAAGAAGTACGCGTAGCGCTGGCTGCCGAACTGGTTGGTCTCCTGCTGCTGGAAGATCTGATCGAGCCGGCTCTGGATGCTCGCCGCCGACATGGAGGGGTCGAAGACGAAGACGTTGGGGCCGAAGTCCGGGCCCCCCGTCCCACCACCACCACCCGAGGCGGTGATGCCCAGGGTGAGCGTCTCCCACTCGCGCGCCGAGGCACCGGCGGCCGAGACCGTGGAGCCGCCCGCGTTGGCGGCGGAGAGGTACTGGCCCGTCACCACCGTCTTGAGGGCGATGGAGTCGCCGCTGACGACGGTGCCGGTGCCGTTGAGCTTCTGCAGGGTGAACTGCTCCCAGGACTGGGGCGCGGTGGCGGTGAAGCGCACGGTGCTCCCGCCGCCATTGAGCGCCGAGCCGTACTGGTTGCTGATGCTCTGCAGCGTCACCGTGTCCCCGTTGACGAGCGAGCCGCCGTTGAGGTCGGTGAGGGTGAACGTCTCCCACTCCAGCGCCTGGGTGCTGTAGGCCATCAGGTCCGCCCCCCCGCCCTTGTCGGCCACGAGGTAGTGGCCCGACCAGGTCTTGAAGTTGACGGTGTACTGGTTGCTCTCCAGGGGCTGGGCGGTGCTCCCCGCGGGCTCGCCCTGCTCGGGGCCGGAGGCGGGCGCGCAACTCGCGCTGACCGCCAGCATGCTCCAGGTGGCGAGTCTCATGACTCGCGACCGGCGGGAGTGAACGACGGGGAACGACTCATCGGGCTTGGCTCGGCGCATCGCGACCTCCACGTGGTCTCGTGGACTTGGGGTTGCGACGGATTTAAGTAAATTCTATGTAAACTACAAGAGCAGATTGTTCTTGTTTTCCAGTCAGAGGGTTCGCCACGACTGGAAGTGGGCTTCTCCGCCTGGAAGAGGCCCTGCGTCGCCTTCCCGCCTGAACGGAGGATGCAGGCGGTGGTCAGTCGAGGAAGCGGCGCTGCCAGCGTCGTGCGGTATCTTGGGAACCGGGTTTCTCGTACAGGTAGGGTTCCAACACCCCAGCCAGGGCGCGGTAGGGTTTCATCTCTTCCTGTTGCTCCACGTCGCCCGCTTCAGGCCATTTCCCCAGAGAAACCAGCGCCTTCTCCGCGCCTGCTTCTTCGATAGACACCTCTGGAAGAGCCAGCCGCGCCCGAAGACCTGCCACGCCGCCAAGTTGATCGAGCAGTGGCTGCCCGTAGAAGTTCAGCCAGTAGGCGCCCGGCACGCTCTCTCCCATGTTCATGGATGTGGTGTCGAGGCGATGTACGTCCATCCCTGGGTAGCGGAAGCATTGCTCGCGGATGAAATGCATGACCGGCTTGCTCTCCAGGAGATGGTTGAACGCAAGGCTGGCATAGCCAGAGGTGAGAGGGAGTTCTCGTGCGAGCGCCACAGCCAGGGCCTTGACGTGCTCGGGTCCACGGGTCTCCAGGTACTCGGTGGGCATCCAGAAGGACACCGCGCTCACGAAACCTGGCAGGTCGAGGTCTTCTCTCGGCCTGCCGTGGTACTCGAAATGAAAACCACCTACCTGGTTTTCGTACTCCTCCAACCGCAGGATGCAGCTATCGCGAGAGCTTAGTTCACCGCGAACCTTCGCCCAGAGTCCGCCATCCAGGGGCCGCACGTCCCCCGCCCATCCCTTGTACTCTTCGGGAGAGATGTCGCCTCCCATGTCCACGTACCAGCCCAGCTTTTCGTGTCCCACTGCGTCGAGATAGAGGTCCAGAGCGCGCGTGACGGCCTGAGATATGTCGTCGTGCGGGCGCCGCATGAAGAAACAGAGGCTGAGTCCTTCGCGCAGCACCAATCGACCATCAGGCAAGGCTTGCCTGAGCTTCGGATATCGTTTGCTCACCATATGGGCTCTGGAATGACTCCGTCCAAGGGGGTAACGCGGGAAGGCGAGCGTCCCAGAACGCGCCGGTACATCTCTCCTTGAGTGCGACCCTGATAGGGATGTCCTTTGGGATATTTGCTCCAGGTCGGGAGATTGGTTTCTGGACAGGGGAACTTGAAATCATAGATAGCCCATGCCTGGAGCGGGTCTCCTGAATGGATGACGACATCAGGTGCCAGGGTACCCTCGAGTTCTTTTTCCCGTCCTTGCCGCATGAGTTCTTCTCGCGCTTCTTTGCTCACGAGACTCCCCCTTGGTGGTGAGGTCGCACGGCAAGAGTTGAAACTCCTGTGCCAGCATGGGCTCATGTTATCGCACGGCAT is a genomic window of Cystobacter fuscus DSM 2262 containing:
- a CDS encoding type VI immunity family protein, which translates into the protein MVSKRYPKLRQALPDGRLVLREGLSLCFFMRRPHDDISQAVTRALDLYLDAVGHEKLGWYVDMGGDISPEEYKGWAGDVRPLDGGLWAKVRGELSSRDSCILRLEEYENQVGGFHFEYHGRPREDLDLPGFVSAVSFWMPTEYLETRGPEHVKALAVALARELPLTSGYASLAFNHLLESKPVMHFIREQCFRYPGMDVHRLDTTSMNMGESVPGAYWLNFYGQPLLDQLGGVAGLRARLALPEVSIEEAGAEKALVSLGKWPEAGDVEQQEEMKPYRALAGVLEPYLYEKPGSQDTARRWQRRFLD
- a CDS encoding di-heme oxidoredictase family protein translates to MSIKASWGKGSAGWRCGRTWLVGIVGGVLSALLACGPGMDEGRETRVESLAQPVTSAVVPLFEATTPLEPAMVEERADAIVTRFADRVRDRHAREGGFQSYEHYLPLYFAYRTISVELIDYVARGGNKITVNITSLWKLDKRDFRAFYRGEHAESAEYAININMEEVGPNKYTATVDYNPRKADRKLEKGDRMEIEISRFFDPISKPDGRANYYGTVFLYIVGEGGLVPWEGKNFEFQGPAGKITYVRDSFRLPDEAWLGGRTTLSYNYSNEPVHQFKQMSTNLAPMNAQPFVEGRRLHHTDFGDGTHSEPGNPVFTQHQNQLGPRFVARSCVGCHINNGRALPPGESASKLNVRFFVNNAAWADLHYSINGGGQQSFRMAHDSANNNSHVVKDIPGGAIVKYHFTIAEGTGLKVTPEEQFIAGGGGTGGPGGYGYSVLAPPLSYTLKVGQVNGTTVSPHPQLGHALQSQSISGDSPEGTVRISSWTTTGGTFSDGTAYQLRRPNYAFSGPVPTNYSARIAPPLVGMGLLEAIAESTIAGMEDPNDIHSGDGITGRMQVVTDAQTGQPRMGRFGWKAGQASVSQQVANALNLDMGVLTTIYRAPDCGGAGCPSAGIELTDGELDKLVRYVSLLGVPARRNLDDAQAKQGEGLFTSMGCSKCHVPTLTTSPHHPKAELRGQTIRPYTDLLLHDMGEGLADNLPEAGASGAEWRTPPLWGIGLTASVSGGEAYLHDGRARSLSEAILWHGGEANTAKEKFRTATSAERNALIAFLRSL